The Coffea eugenioides isolate CCC68of chromosome 8, Ceug_1.0, whole genome shotgun sequence genome has a segment encoding these proteins:
- the LOC113780141 gene encoding disease resistance protein RPM1-like: MILRGFGGEVDGQERIRKILLLSYKTYQVKETRDGKLVKCGLHDILREIIVSKSKEQSFTAIITGYCTRWPDKVRHLAMHNFTDNPPQGFSSLKCLRSVETFGYEDPLTTSFLSKFLCGGPKFLKVLNLTGAELDNIPKEVFKLFHLKHLDLSGTRVKVIPKSIGQLQNLEFLNLFGTTITELPVEIIKLRKLRSLRVGRSGDYSDNFALWGFKSPDGIGKLTSLERLQCIEADSGKVVREIGKLVQLRQLSITKLRREDGKELLYSLSRLTNLRELYICSIKEEETLDLQHSVSPRLGFLTRLSLTGRLERVPEWVMSLQSLGTLILQNSELTEDENAIDCLGHLPNLVHLALHNGYEGEALCFKARTFPKLQMLGLGHLKRLKWVRVEEESLSSLQQFVIAGCKLMEGLPLGLQNLTELKLLGLFDMSDELIHKVQNLDKQSEDYLTISHIPQVGIGHWINGKWKGEFL; the protein is encoded by the exons ATGATTCTTCGTGGCTTTGGCGGCGAGGTAGATGGACAGGAAAGAATTAGAAAGATACTCTTACTTAGCTATA AAACTTATCAAGTTAAAGAGACTCGTGATGGCAAATTGGTGAAATGTGGTCTTCATGATATTTTGCGTGAAATCATTGTTTcaaaatctaaagagcagagCTTCACAGCCATAATCACTGGATATTGCACAAGATGGCCTGACAAAGTTCGACACCTGGCAATGCATAACTTCACTGATAATCCTCCACAAGGTTTCAGCAGCTTAAAGTGTCTTCGGTCCGTGGAAACATTCGGGTATGAAGATCCTCTCACAACTTCATTTTTGTCCAAGTTTTTATGTGGTGGTCCCAAGTTCCTAAAGGTTTTAAATTTGACGGGAGCTGAATTGGACAACATCCCAAAGGAAGTTTTCAAACTATTTCATCTCAAGCATCTGGATCTAAGTGGCACCAGAGTTAAAGTCATCCCAAAATCTATTGGGCAGCTTCAAAACCTAGAATTTTTAAATCTGTTCGGAACCACTATAACGGAGTTGCCCGTGGAAATTATAAAGCTGAGAAAACTCCGTTCCCTTCGCGTAGGCAGAAGTGGTGATTATTCAGATAACTTTGCACTTTGGGGCTTTAAATCTCCGGATGGAATTGGAAAGCTTACTTCCTTGGAGAGGCTGCAATGTATAGAAGCAGATAGTGGTAAAGTAGTAAGGGAGATTGGGAAGCTCGTTCAGTTGCGGCAATTATCCATAACAAAGCTGAGAAGAGAAGATGGAAAAGAGTTGCTCTACTCCCTGTCAAGGCTGACCAACCTTCGAGAGTTGTATATCTGCTCCATTAAAGAAGAGGAGACCCTTGATCTCCAACATTCCGTCTCTCCAAGACTTGGATTTCTTACGAGGCTGTCGCTGACTGGGCGTTTAGAGAGAGTACCGGAATGGGTAATGTCACTTCAATCCTTGGGCACTTTAATCTTGCAGAATAGTGAGTTGACTGAAGATGAGAATGCAATAGACTGCCTCGGACACTTGCCCAATCTGGTACACCTTGCTCTTCATAATGGTTACGAAGGGGAGGCATTGTGCTTTAAGGCTAGAACATTCCCAAAACTCCAGATGTTAGGCCTTGGGCATTTAAAAAGACTGAAATGGGTCAGAGTGGAAGAGGAGTCATTGTCCAGTCTCCAACAGTTTGTAATTGCTGGTTGCAAGCTTATGGAGGGCCTGCCTTTGGGCCTCCAAAACTTGACCGAGCTTAAACTTCTTGGGTTGTTTGATATGTCTGATGAGCTAATCCACAAAGTACAGAATTTGGATAAACAAAGTGAAGATTATCTGACAATTTCTCATATACCTCAAGTTGGCATTGGACACTGGATAAATGGAAAATGGAAAGGAGAGTTCCTCTAA